In the Pseudonocardia sediminis genome, ATGTGTTCCGGCCGGGACTCGAAGAAGGGGTCGCTCACGGCGCAGACCGTACGTCTCCGAACGATTCGTCGCACTATCGTATGGTGACGAACTATCGCGGATCGGCGGCCGGCGACGGCCGGGGAGCGACGCTGGACCGGTGACCGTCGCACCCCTGACCCGCGTCCCGGCCGAGCCCGTCGCGGACCCGCCGAACCTGGCTCCGGCACCGGTCCCCCGGGTTCCGGGACCGCCTCCCGCTCCCCGGCCGCCGCGGCTGCGGGCGCCCGGGCACGAGCCGGAACCGCTCGCCGTCGGCGCCGTGCACCCACGCCGTCACGTCTGGTCCCGGGAGTGCACGGGGTCGCCCGCCGCCGGCACCGGCACCGCTCCCGGCCGGGACTCCGGCCCGGCGGGCGGGCCCGGCGGCCCGGTCCCGAAGGCCGGTGCGGCAGCGGACGGTCCGCCACCGCACGCGCGGGCCGGAGCCCTGGTCCGGTCGATGCTCGAGGTACTGGCCGGACGACGGCAGCCGGGGCAGCTCGCCGCCGCCGTCACCCCGGAGGTGCTGCGCTACCTGGGCGCGAGCCGGCCGTCGACGGTGCGGGCGGTCGCGCCCGGCCGGGTGCACGTCGCGCAGCCGCACCCGGGCGCGGCCGAGGTGGTGACGGTGTGCCGGGTCGGTGACCGCATCCGTGCGCTGACCCTGCGCCTGGATGTCGTCCCCGCCGGTCGCACCGCCGCCCGGCAGGGCCGGGGCACCACGGCCACGGCCCGGCAGGACACCTGGGTGTGCACGGCCGTGCGCCTGATCTGACCCTCCGGCACCGGGACGACGACGCCGCCCCGGACCGTGGCCCGGGGCGGCGTCGTGGGTCGTCGTCGAACGGCTCAGCGCCGGCGGCGGTTCGCCTTCTCCGCGGCCCGCTGCTGGCGGCGACGCTCGGCGCGGTTGACGCTCGCGTCGCCGTCGGCGGCGCTCGCCCCGCCGGCGCCGTTGGCTCCGGCCCCGGTGGAGCCGTTGCCGGCCGCGCGGCCGTTCCCGTTCGCGGCGGCCTCGCCGCGGCGGGCGACGTCGCCGTCCTCGGTCGGGCCGCTGTACTGCAGGTTCTGCGGCGGCCCGGAACGGAACAGGTTCGGCAGGACGGTCGTCTGCTCGTTCGGGTCCTCGTCCGGCACCCGGCGGCGGGCGCCACCGATCGGCGGACGGGCCGGGATGACCGGGATCTCGGTGGTGTCGTCCTCCCGCGGCGGCCCGGGGGCCTCGGCCACGGCGGCCGCGCCGTCGGCGGCGGGTTCCACCGGCTCCTGCTCGGCCACCTGCACGGTGACGTTGAACAGGTGCCCGATCGTCTCCTCCTTGATGCCCTCGAGCATCGCGGCGAACATGTCGAAGCCCTCGCGCTGGTACTCGATCACCGGGTCGCGCTGGGCCATCGCGCGCAGCCCGATGCCCTCCTTGAGGTAGTCCATCTCGTAGAGGTGCTCGCGCCACTTGCGGTCGATGACCTGCATCAGGACCTGGCGCTCGAGCTCGCGCATCCCGCCCTGGGCTCCGATGAGGGCGTCGATCTCGGCCTCGCGGCGGGCGTAGGCGGCCTCGGCGTCGTCGAGGATCGCCTTCTCCAGCGCCTCCGCGGAGAGCTCCTCGAGCCCGTCCTCGGAGTCGGCGATCTCCCGCCAGCCCACCGAGACCGGGTAGAGGCCGCCGATCGCGGTCCAGAGCTTGTCGAGGTCCCAGTCCTCGGAGTAGCCCTCGGACGTGGCGCCCTGGACGTAGCCGTGGATCACGTCGGCCAGCATGTTGCGCGTCTGGCTCTGGACGTCCTCGCCGTCGAGGACCCGGCGGCGCTCGTCGTAGATGATCTTGCGCTGCTGGTTGAGGACCTCGTCGTACTTGAGGACGTTCTTGCGGATCTCGAAGTTCTGCTGCTCGACCTGGGTCTGCGCGCTGCGGATCGCGCGGGTGACCATGCCGGCCTCGATCGGCACGTCGTCCGGGAGGTTGAACCGGTTCATGATCGACTCGACGACCTGGCCGTTGAACCGGCGCATCAGCTCGTCGCCGAGCGAGAGGTAGAACCGGGACTCGCCCGGGTCGCCCTGACGCCCGGACCGGCCGCGCAGCTGGTTGTCGATCCGCCGTGACTCGTGCCGTTCGGTGCCCAGGACGTAGAGACCGCCCGCGGACTTGACCTCCTCGGCCTCGGCCTGGACCTGCTTGCGCATCCGGGACAGGACCGCGTCCCAGGCCTGCTCGTACTCCTCGCGGGTCTCCACCGGGTCCAGGCCCTGGCTGCGCAGCTCCAGGTCGGCCAGGAACTCGGGGTTGCCGCCGAGCATGATGTCGGTACCGCGACCGGCCATGTTCGTGGCCACCGTGACCGACCCGGCGTGCCCGGCCTGGGCGATGATCGTCGCCTCGCGCGCGTGGTTCTTCGCGTTCAGGACCTCGTGCGGGATGGCGCGCTTGAGCAACAGCTGCGCCAGGTACTCCGACTTCTCGACGCTCGTCGTACCGACGAGCACCGGCTGGCCCGCCCGGTGCTTCTCGGCGATCTCGTCGGCGAGCGCCTCGAACTTGGCGGGCTCGGTCTTGTAGATCAGGTCCGGCTGGTCCTGACGGACCATGTCCTTGTTCGTGGGGATCGTGACCACGGACATCTTGTAGATCTCGTTGAGCTCGGAGGCCTCGGTCTGGGCCGTACCGGTCATCCCCGAGAGCTTGTCGTAGAGCCGGAAGAAGTTCTGCAGGGTGATCGTGGC is a window encoding:
- the secA gene encoding preprotein translocase subunit SecA, with product MPFLSRLLRAGETKLVKRLGKIAAHIDTLEPEIQALSDAELQAKTAEFRSRHAEGEGESLDDLLPEAFAVVREAAQRTLGQRPFTVQLMGGAALHLGNVAEMRTGEGKTLTSVLPSYLNAISGKGVHVVTTNDYLAKRDSETMGRIHRWLGLTVGVILAEMTPATRREQYAADITYGTNNEFGFDYLRDNMAWNAVDMVQRGHNFAIVDEADSILIDEARTPLIISGPAEQSARWYQEFARLAPMLTKDIHYEVDERKRMVGITEDGVTLVEDQLGIDNLYESANTPLVGYLNNAVKAKELFKKDKDYIVNDGEVLIVDEFTGRVLAGRRYNEGMHQAIEAKENVEVKAENQTLATITLQNFFRLYDKLSGMTGTAQTEASELNEIYKMSVVTIPTNKDMVRQDQPDLIYKTEPAKFEALADEIAEKHRAGQPVLVGTTSVEKSEYLAQLLLKRAIPHEVLNAKNHAREATIIAQAGHAGSVTVATNMAGRGTDIMLGGNPEFLADLELRSQGLDPVETREEYEQAWDAVLSRMRKQVQAEAEEVKSAGGLYVLGTERHESRRIDNQLRGRSGRQGDPGESRFYLSLGDELMRRFNGQVVESIMNRFNLPDDVPIEAGMVTRAIRSAQTQVEQQNFEIRKNVLKYDEVLNQQRKIIYDERRRVLDGEDVQSQTRNMLADVIHGYVQGATSEGYSEDWDLDKLWTAIGGLYPVSVGWREIADSEDGLEELSAEALEKAILDDAEAAYARREAEIDALIGAQGGMRELERQVLMQVIDRKWREHLYEMDYLKEGIGLRAMAQRDPVIEYQREGFDMFAAMLEGIKEETIGHLFNVTVQVAEQEPVEPAADGAAAVAEAPGPPREDDTTEIPVIPARPPIGGARRRVPDEDPNEQTTVLPNLFRSGPPQNLQYSGPTEDGDVARRGEAAANGNGRAAGNGSTGAGANGAGGASAADGDASVNRAERRRQQRAAEKANRRRR
- a CDS encoding Rv3235 family protein; amino-acid sequence: MTVAPLTRVPAEPVADPPNLAPAPVPRVPGPPPAPRPPRLRAPGHEPEPLAVGAVHPRRHVWSRECTGSPAAGTGTAPGRDSGPAGGPGGPVPKAGAAADGPPPHARAGALVRSMLEVLAGRRQPGQLAAAVTPEVLRYLGASRPSTVRAVAPGRVHVAQPHPGAAEVVTVCRVGDRIRALTLRLDVVPAGRTAARQGRGTTATARQDTWVCTAVRLI